Proteins encoded by one window of Chryseobacterium sp. POL2:
- a CDS encoding T9SS-dependent choice-of-anchor J family protein, with the protein MIKKLLLTASLATCISGFSQTSIFKEDFETEAGRNSWINTDRDGDGEKWEFDNSEIDSFTGFYATSWSWFFDAFTPDNTLTSPSIILPNNADKKLTLKFDIGAFDEEVFQEHYAVYVIPANTEFAGTEIPIFEETLDAGYMDEAKHVNIDISEYAGQDVRLVFRHYDCTDLLVLLLDNIEVLEEPKLAISDINKTSVKIYPNPTSDILKVSGLNKIEKIRIFDMNGHKVLETQNSETNLKNLLPGSYIVNIYSENNVISRKIIKK; encoded by the coding sequence ATGATTAAAAAACTACTTCTTACAGCCTCTTTGGCGACTTGTATTTCTGGATTTTCTCAAACATCAATTTTTAAAGAAGATTTTGAAACAGAAGCTGGACGCAATTCTTGGATTAACACAGACAGAGATGGAGATGGAGAAAAATGGGAATTTGACAATTCCGAAATTGATAGTTTCACTGGTTTTTATGCCACATCTTGGTCTTGGTTTTTTGATGCTTTTACGCCAGATAATACATTAACAAGCCCTAGTATTATCTTACCAAATAATGCTGACAAAAAATTAACATTAAAATTCGATATCGGCGCTTTTGATGAAGAAGTATTTCAAGAACATTATGCAGTATATGTCATCCCTGCCAACACTGAATTTGCAGGAACCGAAATACCTATTTTTGAAGAAACACTAGATGCTGGCTATATGGACGAGGCAAAACATGTGAATATTGATATTAGCGAATATGCAGGACAAGATGTGAGATTGGTATTTAGACATTATGATTGTACAGATTTGTTGGTTTTACTATTAGATAATATTGAAGTTTTGGAAGAACCAAAGCTAGCCATTTCTGATATCAACAAAACGTCTGTTAAAATCTATCCTAATCCAACTTCTGATATTTTAAAAGTTTCTGGATTAAATAAAATTGAAAAAATAAGAATTTTTGATATGAATGGACACAAAGTTTTGGAAACTCAAAATTCTGAAACTAATCTTAAAAATCTACTTCCTGGCTCTTATATTGTGAATATCTATTCTGAAAACAATGTAATATCCAGAAAGATTATTAAAAAGTAA
- a CDS encoding carboxypeptidase regulatory-like domain-containing protein, translating into MNSYKYIKFLFLFLILILTGCSEDLVEKTYKANIKGVAVKYKTNEPLQNVKITTAPTTETIFTAADGSFIIKDVPIGDYSVKAELEGYIMEIKGANLKDDGQTVSVVFEMKDDNTLNSPPSVPELVTPADNAENQALSLKLSWNCTDPDEDSITYRVILKNNKNNDIKTYKNLTEKSLTLDSLVFGTSYFWQVVASDGINEEVFSKTNKFTTIKIPENRYHFVRKIGDNLGILSSDELGKNFQLTKDNTSAIRPRKSNAAGVIAFIKVVEGNPHIFTVKPDGSELFKVTSIPISGFNINEVDFSWSANGKEILYPSFDKIYRVNKDGSGTQLVYQTTDGSFISECAWSADGTKIALKTNNINGYNVKIYVIDMLGNVLKTILENVTGAAGGLDFSVEGTKILYTRDISGFENSDYRQLNTHIFIYDLTDDTVLDVSTKTKIPAGYIDIDPRFSPNEAEVIFTQTSNDGISQKDVYRLSITDEDSRKLLFSNAWMPDWE; encoded by the coding sequence ATGAATTCATATAAATATATAAAGTTTCTATTCCTTTTTTTGATATTAATATTGACAGGATGTAGCGAAGATCTGGTGGAAAAAACCTATAAAGCAAACATCAAAGGCGTAGCAGTGAAGTATAAAACCAATGAGCCTCTTCAGAATGTGAAAATAACGACGGCACCTACAACAGAAACAATTTTTACGGCTGCGGATGGAAGTTTTATAATAAAAGATGTTCCTATTGGAGATTACTCCGTTAAAGCAGAGCTAGAAGGCTACATTATGGAAATAAAAGGTGCTAACCTAAAAGACGATGGTCAGACCGTAAGTGTCGTATTCGAAATGAAAGATGATAATACACTTAATTCTCCGCCATCTGTTCCGGAGCTTGTAACACCTGCTGATAATGCAGAAAATCAAGCTTTGTCCCTTAAACTAAGTTGGAATTGTACAGATCCAGATGAGGATTCGATTACTTATAGAGTTATTCTTAAAAATAATAAGAATAATGATATTAAAACCTATAAGAATCTAACTGAAAAATCCTTGACATTGGATAGTTTGGTTTTTGGAACAAGTTATTTTTGGCAGGTCGTGGCATCAGATGGCATTAACGAGGAAGTTTTTAGTAAAACTAATAAGTTTACAACCATCAAAATACCAGAAAATAGATATCATTTTGTAAGAAAAATAGGTGATAACCTAGGTATTCTCTCATCAGATGAACTTGGCAAAAATTTTCAACTTACTAAAGATAATACAAGTGCAATACGACCTCGTAAGAGCAATGCAGCTGGTGTTATTGCATTTATTAAAGTTGTAGAAGGTAATCCTCATATTTTTACAGTAAAACCAGATGGCTCAGAATTGTTTAAAGTAACATCAATTCCGATTTCAGGCTTTAATATTAATGAAGTTGATTTTTCATGGAGTGCCAATGGAAAAGAAATATTATACCCAAGCTTTGATAAAATATACCGTGTCAACAAAGATGGTAGCGGCACACAGCTTGTTTATCAAACTACAGATGGCAGTTTTATTTCTGAATGTGCATGGTCTGCTGATGGGACAAAAATTGCATTGAAAACTAATAATATCAATGGTTACAATGTTAAGATTTATGTAATAGATATGTTAGGAAATGTTCTCAAAACCATATTAGAAAATGTTACTGGAGCAGCTGGAGGTTTAGACTTCTCGGTTGAAGGGACTAAGATTCTCTATACACGAGATATCTCTGGTTTTGAAAATAGTGACTACAGACAACTCAATACACATATTTTTATATACGATTTAACAGACGATACAGTTTTGGATGTATCCACTAAAACGAAAATCCCAGCCGGCTATATTGACATTGATCCTAGATTCTCACCTAATGAAGCAGAGGTTATTTTTACCCAAACTTCTAACGATGGAATATCTCAGAAAGATGTCTATAGACTTTCTATTACCGACGAGGATTCTAGAAAGTTGCTTTTCAGCAACGCCTGGATGCCCGACTGGGAATAG
- a CDS encoding CsgG/HfaB family protein, with amino-acid sequence MYFKRNLKKVHFLFSIPLLILNSCSALFKAPTGYQSSTLGEVTPYTKLLKTLPEPKEKAVVAVYKFKDQTGQYKASENISNWSTAIPQGTTSILLKALEDSKWFTTIERENISDLLNERQIIKSTRQEYAALQNQANGQKSSATPLPPLLFAGVIIEGGIISYDTNIMTGGAGARYFGIGASSQYRQDRISVYLRAVSTNNGKILKTIYTSKTILSQSLSGSFFRYVDTERLMEAEIGVTKNEPVHLAVKEAIEKAVFSLVLEGVKDGLWESDESNKKVVDSLIAKQKTEEQINEDFRIDNRLIAPKRGSFGLFGGLMSNTIKGDYPDGKAKIGYNFGMKIYVSNNISLDANVADFYLVNSNIFKRKFNSLDFNVEYLIMPNDNVSPYVYGGVGMIGSSHSFFNNIKTKINAGAGIEYLPMPKFGLRLYGEYDFGMNDDWDNLVSGKRNDNLFRIGLSLNYYFGKPKN; translated from the coding sequence ATGTATTTTAAACGTAACCTAAAAAAAGTACATTTTCTCTTTTCAATTCCTTTATTAATACTTAATAGCTGTAGTGCATTATTCAAAGCTCCTACAGGTTATCAAAGTTCTACTTTAGGTGAAGTAACGCCTTATACTAAGTTGCTAAAAACTTTGCCGGAACCTAAAGAAAAAGCAGTGGTAGCAGTCTATAAGTTTAAAGACCAAACAGGTCAGTATAAAGCATCAGAGAATATTTCTAACTGGAGTACCGCAATTCCTCAAGGTACTACTTCTATTCTACTAAAAGCTTTAGAAGACTCAAAATGGTTTACTACAATTGAAAGAGAAAATATTAGTGATTTGCTCAATGAAAGACAAATCATAAAATCTACAAGACAAGAGTATGCAGCTTTACAAAACCAAGCAAATGGTCAAAAAAGTTCTGCTACGCCATTACCACCTCTTTTATTCGCTGGAGTAATTATCGAAGGCGGAATTATTTCCTATGATACTAATATAATGACAGGTGGTGCAGGGGCGCGCTATTTTGGAATCGGTGCTAGTTCGCAATATCGACAAGATCGCATTTCGGTATATCTGCGCGCTGTTTCTACCAATAATGGCAAAATTTTAAAAACCATTTATACTTCCAAAACTATTTTATCACAATCTCTTAGCGGTAGTTTCTTCCGATATGTTGACACAGAAAGACTTATGGAGGCAGAAATTGGTGTGACAAAAAATGAACCTGTACACCTTGCAGTGAAAGAAGCTATTGAAAAAGCAGTCTTTTCATTGGTTTTAGAAGGTGTTAAAGATGGTCTTTGGGAATCTGATGAATCTAATAAAAAAGTAGTGGATAGTCTTATTGCAAAGCAAAAAACAGAAGAGCAAATTAATGAAGACTTTAGAATTGATAACAGATTGATAGCACCTAAACGCGGAAGCTTTGGACTGTTTGGTGGATTGATGTCCAATACCATAAAAGGAGATTATCCTGATGGAAAAGCCAAAATTGGATATAATTTTGGAATGAAAATATATGTCAGCAATAATATTAGCTTGGATGCTAATGTTGCCGATTTCTATTTAGTGAATTCTAATATTTTCAAGCGAAAGTTTAATAGTCTAGATTTTAATGTTGAATACCTGATAATGCCTAATGACAACGTCTCGCCATATGTGTATGGAGGTGTTGGAATGATAGGTTCTAGCCATTCATTTTTTAATAATATTAAAACTAAAATAAATGCTGGTGCAGGTATAGAATATCTACCAATGCCAAAATTTGGACTAAGATTGTATGGTGAATATGATTTCGGAATGAATGATGATTGGGACAATTTAGTTAGTGGTAAAAGGAATGATAACCTTTTTAGAATAGGACTAAGTCTTAATTATTATTTTGGAAAACCTAAAAACTAA
- a CDS encoding curli assembly protein CsgF, producing the protein MKTICPVPKVLLVILFILGYTSIKSQQMAYKPINPALGGDYFNYSWLLNSANAQNQFDDNKTPGFKQPTAIGSFQENLNRQLLNQISRNLFGGDLGDSNLTPGVYNMGSLNVTISEYFGGLNIGIIDMNTGEQTNINLPNTN; encoded by the coding sequence ATGAAAACAATTTGTCCTGTTCCAAAGGTTTTGCTAGTTATCCTTTTTATTTTAGGATATACCTCCATAAAATCCCAACAGATGGCTTACAAACCAATTAACCCTGCTTTGGGAGGAGATTATTTTAACTACAGTTGGTTGTTAAATTCAGCTAATGCGCAAAACCAGTTTGATGATAATAAAACTCCAGGCTTCAAACAACCTACAGCAATAGGTAGTTTTCAAGAAAATCTTAATCGTCAACTGCTTAATCAAATTTCGAGAAATTTATTTGGTGGAGACTTAGGAGATTCGAACTTAACGCCAGGTGTTTACAATATGGGGTCGCTAAATGTTACAATCTCTGAATATTTTGGAGGCCTTAACATAGGTATTATAGATATGAATACTGGAGAACAAACCAATATTAATCTTCCTAATACTAACTAA
- a CDS encoding CsgE family curli-type amyloid fiber assembly protein, with amino-acid sequence MKNLFYLFSCLLIFSPILFFSQIENTIDVKAAIEVKNAENMISIHAKAINNDDIVHALNYLLISIKRSSNGNISNNKQEGRFIISPDERKDLSQITINYANDDQVKIYLFIRNEKENQLVSKDSLFFNVKSDELLSHKNNFSNEKDEIVKEEDFELKGLVVDNTKSKIGKDFFEAFYNIYKDSTDQFAFVININELPSIGRNGIINIDTSDKNIYSFRVVPNDDYIIAQAQITMRYLNNYYRESKLLDKELRAP; translated from the coding sequence ATGAAAAATTTGTTTTACTTGTTTTCTTGTTTATTAATTTTTTCCCCTATACTATTTTTTTCTCAAATTGAAAATACTATTGATGTGAAAGCTGCTATAGAAGTTAAAAATGCCGAGAATATGATTTCGATTCATGCTAAGGCCATTAATAATGACGACATTGTGCATGCTCTTAATTATCTTTTGATAAGTATCAAGCGTTCTTCTAACGGCAATATTTCAAATAACAAGCAAGAAGGGCGGTTTATTATCAGTCCAGATGAGAGAAAAGATTTATCACAAATAACAATTAATTATGCCAATGATGATCAAGTAAAAATTTATTTGTTTATTAGAAATGAAAAAGAAAATCAATTAGTTTCCAAAGACTCTTTGTTTTTTAATGTAAAGTCAGACGAGTTACTAAGCCATAAAAATAACTTTAGTAATGAGAAAGATGAAATTGTTAAAGAAGAAGATTTTGAATTGAAAGGTCTTGTAGTGGACAATACCAAAAGTAAAATTGGAAAAGATTTTTTTGAGGCATTTTATAATATATATAAAGATTCTACTGATCAATTCGCTTTTGTAATTAATATTAACGAATTACCTTCAATAGGTAGAAATGGTATAATAAATATTGATACAAGTGATAAAAATATCTACAGTTTTCGTGTGGTTCCAAATGATGATTACATCATTGCACAAGCACAGATAACAATGCGGTATCTTAATAATTATTATAGGGAAAGCAAACTATTAGATAAGGAGTTAAGAGCTCCCTGA